The Synergistaceae bacterium genome includes the window CTCCACCCTCGCAGCAATAATATAAATCTTGATACACTTGATGACTCTTCAGAACTCGCAGATATTCAGCCGGTTATTAACGAGCCGCCGAAAATACAGCAGGGCAGGAAATCAAAAACTTGTCCATCATGCGGGATGACTGTAGCGCGTGAAGCGAGATTTTGCCCATCATGCGGAACTAAATTATTTGTTGTGCCTGATTTAAATCTTCAATCTAATAATAATTCAAATTCAAATCCAAATGAAGAAACCGGACTCACTGATATAATTAACACGCCGGAACAAACTCAGCAGGAAAATGATTTTATCAGCGAGCCGGAACAAGAACACGAAAGCGTAATAAATCCTGTAAATTCAAATATGAACGATGGTGATGAAATGAGCAGTGCAGGAGCTTTACCAAATTACAGAGTACTAGTTAACCCGGGCAGAAATAACAGAAATTATCAGTCAAGAAATGACCCCGAAGAAGCCGCATCAACTTATCAGGAATTCAGCAGCTCCAAATATACAAAACGCGGCAAAGTTCGCAAGCGTTCACCTTTTAAGCGAATACTCGGCATTTTATTATTAGTCGGTGCAGTCGGAGGAGCTTTATATTTCCTGTTGAGTCTTAGAAAATTACCGCCGGGCGATTTACCCCCGATTGTAAGAACTGAAGTTATACCGCAAGTGCAAAGAAGACAGCATACACCCTCGAATTCTGAAGATGTAAGCATTGCCGAACCTGTAGAAAATTTAGTAGTTCAGGAAAATATTTTGCCGAATTTCACACCTGACAGAACCCCGAAATCAGGCGTTATCACTGGCAACGGCGTAAATGTCCGCGCAGATCATTCTACAGGATCAGCAAGAGTAACAAGACTCAGCAGCGGCTCAAGAGTTGAAGTTTTTGACTCATGGACTGGGAGATCCGGAAATCTCAACGGCACATGGTATCATATAAGAACTAACGGGCGTGAAGGCTGGGTATACGGTCAATATATGCAGCCTATAGGAGGCGGACTCCCTGAAGGATATTCGAACGCGTTAATGAAATCATTCGGCAGTAACAAGAATCAATTATTAGACTCGCTTGGCCAGCCTACAAAGAGTTCTAATACTTCAGCGGAATGGCCGGGTCTCACAGCTTCATTCAGGGGCGACGAGATAACCCGAATCAGAATCACCCAGTCTAAGCACGAGCTGCAAAACGGCCTAAAAGTGGGAATGAGTCAGACGGCTTTATTGCAGATTATGGGCTACCCTTCAAGCATGAGCAATCGAGTCATGAATTACAACGAAGGAAGCTCTACAGGTTTGAGCGTTCAGCTTGACAGGAATAACTCAATCACATCTATAACGCTCAACGAGATAAAATAATTAAGCAGCATAATAAAATTCCCCCTGCACACAACACAGGGGGAATAATCTTTTCACAAATTCACGAATTAATATACACTCTCAAGTCTATAAAAATATTCCGCGCATTTCGAGAACATCGGCGACCCGTTGAATAGCTGCCATAGTTGCCGCACGTCTCATCTTTAAATGCTTTGCTTCGGCATAATCCCATACGAGCCTAAAATTGCCCTTCATTATGTTCATGAGCTTGTTATTATATTCTTCTTCAGGCCAGAATTCGCCCTGTAGATTTTGCGCCCACTCGAAATAAGAGCCTATAACGCCACCCGAATTTGCGAGAAAATCAGGAATAATTACAACGCCCTTATCGTCAAGAATCTTATCACCGTCCGGAGTAATCGGCCCGTTTGCACCCTCGACAATATATTTTGCTTTTACGCTGCCTGCTGTGTCGCGATTCAAGACTCCATCACGAGCGCAAGGGAATAAGAATTCAGCATCAGCAAATAATACATTGTCAATCTTTTCGCAGTTCCC containing:
- a CDS encoding SH3 domain-containing protein, giving the protein MSWIILALTLGAAITSIIHGVFMLFGSLTVTGGPLVGIPSTLLASLPIIAAVFALIGGIIAFNQSKWGALFLLLAAGICTAARDTWLYAGLYVFAGLFCFFLKKKQDDYRDYYDDDDEYNDEEQENYRRGYREGDDFYYNDDNNYRPLHPRSNNINLDTLDDSSELADIQPVINEPPKIQQGRKSKTCPSCGMTVAREARFCPSCGTKLFVVPDLNLQSNNNSNSNPNEETGLTDIINTPEQTQQENDFISEPEQEHESVINPVNSNMNDGDEMSSAGALPNYRVLVNPGRNNRNYQSRNDPEEAASTYQEFSSSKYTKRGKVRKRSPFKRILGILLLVGAVGGALYFLLSLRKLPPGDLPPIVRTEVIPQVQRRQHTPSNSEDVSIAEPVENLVVQENILPNFTPDRTPKSGVITGNGVNVRADHSTGSARVTRLSSGSRVEVFDSWTGRSGNLNGTWYHIRTNGREGWVYGQYMQPIGGGLPEGYSNALMKSFGSNKNQLLDSLGQPTKSSNTSAEWPGLTASFRGDEITRIRITQSKHELQNGLKVGMSQTALLQIMGYPSSMSNRVMNYNEGSSTGLSVQLDRNNSITSITLNEIK